ATGATAGCAATAGCTGCATCCACTTTATCGGGAAATACCACAACTAAACTACTTTGAGGGGCGCTATCCAAGGCGGCTGTGATAGCTTCCGATTCGTCAAGAATTGTAATACAGGGGATATTACTATCCACTTCTTCGACTCCTTGACGCAACAGGTCGGCAACCACACGAGGGGTACGTCCCCGCAAATCCTTGTCTTCTTTAATAAAAATGCGACTAAACATGGTTGCCGCTAGTTGTCCTAGCTCAATGATGTCTTCATCGCGGCGATCGCCTGGTGCGCCAATCACACCGATCGCTTCACCTTCCCATTTTTGAATAAAATCGGCGATCGCTTTAAATCCCGCAGGATTATGCGCGTAATCAACCAGCGCGTGATACTTGCCCAAGTCAAACAAATTCATCCGTCCAGGGGTCTGCTCACTAGAAGCTACAAAGGTGGCTAAACCTTGACGAATCTGCTCGATCTGCACATCCTGAGCAAAGGCAGCTAAACTTGCAGCGAGTGAATTTTGAATATTAAAGGCAGCACGTCCACCAAGGGTAAGAGGCACGTTTACCGCCTTTTCAATCCGCAATTTCCAATCACCCTTCAAAATTGTCAGAAACTCGTCTTCATAGACTGCGGCAAGTCCACCTTCAGCAATATGGGACTTAATCAATGGGTTCTCAGGATTCATACTGAAATACGCAACCTTGGACTGTAGCTCTTGAGCCATGGCAACCACCAAGGGATCATCCGCATTCAGTACTGCATAGCCGCTCGGTAGAGCTGTCTTCACAACTACGCTCTTGAGTTGGGCAAGGTCTTCAATTGTGTCAATGTCACCAATACCAAGGTGATCGGCGGCGACGTTCATCACTACACCGACATCGCAGCCATCAAAGCCTAAACCCGATCGCAAGATGCCACCTCTAGCGGTTTCTAAGATCGCCACTTCAACCGTGGGATCGCGAAGAATGACTTGAGCGCTATAGGGACCAGTCGTATCGCCTTTCTCGACTAAGCATTCACCGATGTAGATCCCGTCGGTAGTGGTGTAGCCAACTCGCTTACCAGTCTGCTTGAAGATATGAGCAATTAGGCGCGTGGTAGTGGTTTTGCCATTTGTCCCTGTGATCGCAACGATGGGAACACGGGTAGGCGATCCCGATGGGAACAGCATATCAATAACAGGTGCAGCCACATTGCGCGGTGTGCCAATACTTGGCGCGGTATGCATTCTGAACCCAGGTGCAGCATTTACCTCCACGATCGCCCCATCAGTTTGGCGCACAGGCAAGGAAATATCTTCAGTGACCATATCGATCCCCGCAATATCCAAACCAATAATTCTTGCCACGCGCTCGGCTAGCCAGATGTTTTCAGGATGAATCTCATCGGTGCGATCAACTGATACACCACCTGTACTTAAGTTGGCAGTTGCCTTGAGATAACAGATTTGTCCCTTGGGTGGTACAGATTCTAGCGTAAATCCTTGCCTGACAAGAATATCCATGCTGGTGCGATCAATCTCGATACGGGTCAAGACGTTATCATGCCCATCACCACGGCGGGGGTCTTGGTTGGTAATTTCGATTAATTGTGAGATCGTAGAGACTCCATCACCTGTGATGTTGGCAGGAACGCGCTCAGCAACGGCGACGAATTTGCCATCGATCACCAGTATGCGATGATCGCGACCTGTGTGGAAGCGCTCAATAATTACTTCTTCGGAAACTTCTTGCGCCATGTCAAAGGCGGCGATCGCTTCTTTAACGGTACGCACATCAATAGTGATCCCGCGTCCATGATTGCCATTTAAGGGCTTGATTACAATCGGAAAGCCGCCAACTTCAGCGATCGCATCTTCTAGATATTTAGGCGATCGGATCGTTGTTCCCCTTGGCACAGGTATTCCCGAAGCCCGCAAAATGCTCTTTGTGCCTTCCTTATCACAGGCTAGCTCTACCGCTAAGATCCCCGTTTTATTAGATAAAGTAGCCTGAATCCGACTCTGATAGACCCCATAGCCCAGTTGGATCATGGCACGACTACCAAGCTCTAACCAAGGGATATTTCTTGCCTTGGCTTCAGCGACAATTGACTCAGTGCTTGGACCCAATTGACCATCAAGGCGAATATCCCTTAAATCCTTGAGATCCTCTTGTAGCTCAGTAGTTGCATAGGTTCCCGTTTCTAAGATACTGGTGCAAATCCGTATGGCTGCACGGGCGGCATATCTTCCTGCGCCCTCGGTCTGATATTCAAATACGACTTGACAGACATTTTTTTCAACAGTCTGTCTAATTGCTCCGAAATCGACCTTCATCCCCACATAGCCTTGAAGTGCGATCGCAATATCTTTAACAATTTCTGCTAAAAAATCAGCGTCACCAATATCTGATCGATGAGCTATATCTTTCCCCGCAAGGCTTGGCAACACTTTGCATAAATTTTGATAAAAGCTAGCTCGTTGTACTTGAAAATCCTCTAAATCTAATCGTACAACTACAAGCTGATGTCGTTGGATACTCCAATAATTTGGACCACGTAATGTCTGGATTTTGAGAATTTTCATAGTCAAGCGTTTTTAAAGGTGCATCCAATGCCTAAATGTCCAGTATCTAATCCTAGCGATCTTGTGGATCTTCATTTTGTATAAATTGAACCAAAATTAGATCAGTTAACAATAACTTCATTAAGTCTTTAGGTGAGGTTTTATTAGTATATTTTGCTAAGGAAAATCACAATTCACTATTCAAACTCTGCCAAGAAAGCAGTTTCAATTATGAATCTGTGCCCCGATTACTGAAGCTAAGTCAAGCAATCGAGCCTCACAACTAAATAGACTCATCTGTATGTTGATGCTGCTGTGGTAAAGTCTCAATCCGACCGGGAATCGGCTTTTGCGTTGGCTGCAAACCCGACAACATGCGTGAGAGTTGTAAACCATCGAGGACAGGTTTTGTCTCCCGAATCTTATGCCAAACTGAACGCGCCATCAGCAAGGAATGTCCTTGACGTTGGGCATGAATACTTTCTAAGTAATCTTCACGTTCGGGTTGATAATCAGCAGAAGATAGTTGGAGACTGACCTGCTCAGATAATTTATCAGAAGATTGCTTCGTGACAATTCGTGCAATTTGTGAAGTTAGCTCTGGATAAAGCCATGTGTAGGCGGGATGAACCGTAAGTTGGCAATGATGAACTAGTTTTTCATTGGTTTGATTAACGGTTGGGCGCTGCAATAGCAGATAAAAGTAACCGATCGCCGCTTTGCGCTGTGGCTCATAGACATAGCCTGACACGTCCTGCAAATGATTAATTAGCAAGGAACTGTGATTAACCAGTTTGTCGATCGTTTTTGCCCGAAAATCATCAACATTGAGATCGTAAACTTGGCGAATATGTGGAGGCATTGCGGCGGTATCAAGTTGATAAAGCAAGCTAGCATCCGCATTACTGACGGGCATTAAATTTGGCAGATCTGGAGAATGTTGGGCGAGTTCGTGCAGACTTGCTGTATCAATTTCCCAATCAGTAAATTGGGCGAGGGGCTGAAAGCCATTCTGACGATAGAGGGCGATCGTATCTTTTTGGTTAATGTCAACCTGCAATACCCAAGTTCTTGCCTCTAGGCAGGATTCGAGGCAATAGCGAATCAGTTGTGTCCCGACGTTGTGTTGACCATTCTGAGCTTCAGGCAGAACCACAACGCGATCAATCTGCCAAGTACTACTGTTGTTATTAAAAGGGGAAACCCGAATAAAGCCTTGGATGATGCCATTACATTCGGAGACATAGGCTCTCACATAGGGCTTGAGCAGGGTTTGCACAGGCGCAGGTAACCAACTGGCTAGCTGGTGTAAGCTGATTTTTTGGCGGCTGCGACAACCGCTAAGATCGCTGACCGCAATCTGTTCGAGATCATTGGGCGATGCAAATCGCTGAATAAACTCTAAGTCGCGATGTTGTAGCGGACGGATCGTGTTACCAAGCACTGGAAAAGGTTGCATAGCTGCTTATGCCAGAGAAAGAATTGATAAAGCCTAGGGATATGAGCTTGAAATATGAGGATCTAGCTTGGGATCGCTTTAAAAACCAGAACAACCCATTGCTTACGATTTTAATACATATTTTATAAACATCGCCCAAAAAGAAAAGGCGGTACTTTACTTTCGTGAATTAGTATTACTCCCAAGAAATAGTGGTGCGGCGCGAAGCGCCGCACCACTATTTCTTGGGTTTTGATGCTTTACATCGCCTTTTCTTAAGAACAGGAAAAGGTGCGATGTTGTAGAGATGGCATCTGGCGGCGAATTTGGTCAAGGCGTGAGGGCTGGATTTCGGCGATCGCCACCCCAATGTGATCTCCTGCATCGGCGAGAACAATGCCCCAAGGATCGACAATCATCGCGTGACCATGGGACTGACGACGAGGCGTATGCATCCCCACTTGAGCAGGTGCAATCACATAGCAAGTATTTTCAATGGCTCTAGCTTGCAATAAAACTTGCCAATGATCTTTACCAGTAAAAGCAGTAAAAGCCGCAGGAACAAATAATATGTTTGCGCCATTTTGGGAAAGGTGGCGATAAAGCTCTGGGAACCTCACGTCATAGCAAACTGATAGTCCCAAGTTGCCATATTTCTCAGAAACATAGACAGGCGGCGATTCACTACCTGCTAACACAGTCGCAGATTCCTGATAGGTGTTGCCATCAGGCAGATTAACATCAAACAAATGCATCTTGCGATAACGAGCTAGCTCCTCACCTTCACGACCAATCAGTAGAGCCGTGTTGTACATTTTGCCCTGATTGCCATTGTTGCTATCAGTAACAGGCACAGGAAAGCCGCCACCAAGTAACAGGATTTGATAGCGTTGAGCGATCGTAATTAAAAATTTCTCGCTCTTTTCTGCAATTTCTGTAGAAAGCCTTGTCTTTTCGCTCTCGTCACCTAAAAACGAGAAATTTTCAGGTAAGCAAACTAGTTCTGCACCTCGATTCACAGCCAGTTGGATCAAATCTTCTGCTTGAGCAAGATTTTTATCTACATCAGAGACACTGGTCATTTGTACGGCAGCCGCCAAATATGACTTCATTTCAATCCTTAAAACTTTCCCACATAAATTCAGATGTGCCTTACGGCACTTAACTTAGATTACCTTGCGATCGCGCTATAAAAAACTAGAAAATAAAAAAAGGCGCATTGCACCTTTTTTATTTATGCAAACATTGATGCAAACTTAGCCAAGTTTGCCAGTAACAATATACGCAACGCGAAGCCCGACATTAGTTGCATGATCAGCCATGCGTTCCAAGTGATGAATTGCTAATACCATCAACATGACAGGTTCCATTGGTTCGCCAAATAGCCTTTGAGAAGCGAGAAGGCTATAGATTTGCTTATAGTCATCGTCAACTGCATCATCTTTCGCTTTAATTTGTAAACCAATATTTTCATCAAGATTGGCTAAGGCTTCTAAACTCATAGCAAGCATGGCTCGACAGCGATTAGACATGACTTGCAATTCCCCTAGATAGGGGGACGGGGGATAGGGAAAAAGCTTAATGGCAATATCGCCTAAGTTTTCAGCATAGTCACCAATGCGCTCTATATCACGGATTAGCTGCATCAGAGCGCTCAAAAGCCTGAGATCACGAGCAACTGGAGATTGTAAAGCGATCAGACTAATGCAATCGATTTCTATTTGGCGATAGATTCGATCAATTTGTTTGTCTTGAGGATCAATACGGGTAGCTGATTCAAGATCTCTCTCAAATAGGGCGGCATGAGCTAAAAGGAAGGAGTTTTCGACAAGTGCGCCCATTCGCAAAGAATCTTGTTCTAGGCGATGCAATTGGCGTTCAAATTCGCTCCTTGTCCGTTTCTGGCTTTGAGATGAAGTTTCGATCATTGGCTCCCAACACATCAAATGGGATCAAAAGAAAACGACAGATATTTCATGTACTTATCTTACATCGTTACATAGGTGATAAGTTTTGACAGTATTTACAAATACTATTATCAAATCCGAAATCAGAGGAAGGATTAGACAACCGTTACTTGATTTCGGACAGAGGTTGTAAGTTGCCGATCGCTACTACAATCCCTATTGAATAAAACCAGAGTGCTTGAAGAATTTTGCTCAAAGCCAATCTGTTCGTAAAATTTTTGCTGATGAGTCGTCATTAAATAAACCCGCTCAACATCGCAAACATTAGGATGAGATAGCACCGTTTGGACTAACTTCCGACCTAAGCCTGAGCCGCGATAGTCAGGATCGATCACCACATCCCAAATTGTCGCTCGATAAATGCCATCACTAGTAGCGCGAGCATGTCCAATCAATCGATCTCCATCCCACACAGTTACGACTGGCTTGGAGTTAGAAATAGCGATCGCTAGTCCCGCCAAGGTGCGCTCCTTTGCCCAAAAGGCTCCCAATCGAAATAATCCTTGCAACTGTTCTAAATCAATTTCTTCGTGGCGATCGCTAAAGCGAATGTGGCGATGATCCATATGCTTACATTCCCGCATCTATTAACCCATTTTAGGACTAGGTTTACATACTACTGATCCCGTCAATGTATCTATTTTTGCTAGATTCTAAAAAAGAAAGGGCGCTTAGCGCCCTTTCTTTTTTATTTAGCTTGCCAAGGCTCAGGTATATAAACTTTCTTCGCCAAACCAACTGCTTGCAGCAGATTGATTACACCCCAAGTTGGATCGATTTCCCACCACTTCAAACCAGAACGCGCAGACTTAGGAAATGCATGGTGATTGTTGTGCCAGCCTTCGCCATAGGTCAAAATTGCTGCCCACCAAAGGTTTGTGGAATGGTCAGGGGTTTCCGCAAAATTCTTGTATCCCCATTTGTGACAAGCAGAGTTAATCAACCAAGTGCTATGCCATAGAGCTACGGAGCGTACAGCCACGCCATACACCAAGAACGATGTACCTAGCCCAGAGAAAACCTTTTCACCAATTACATAAAGTAATGCTGCGAGGGGGATTTGCAATAATAGGAAGTAGATATCTAAAAACTTGTAGTAAGGATCGTTAGCAAGATCAGGTGCAAATTTGCTGTAGTTTGAACGCTGAAAATGCTCAGGCTTGGAGTACATGATCCACATCATGTGGCTCCACCAAAAACCTTTATTTGCCGAGTAGGGATCTTTTTGATTGTCTTCTGTAAAACCGTGATGCTGGCGATGTCCGCCCACCCAAAATACGGGACCGCCTTGAAGTGCTAATGCTCCAATTGTGGCGATGATGTATTCCAACCACTGAGGCACTTGAAAACTACGATGGCTAAGCAAGCGATGATATCCTAAAGTGATGCCGATGCTGCCAAATAACCAGTGCAAGAAAACTGTAAGGATTACAGCTTGCCACGAGAAGTAAAAAGGCGCAGCTAGGGCAGCGAGATGAAAAGCACTGAAGAAGGCAACATTTGTCCAGTTCAGGTTTTGTTCTTTTGAGATGGCTTCAGTAGTGACGGTCATGAAATAATAACTTAAGGGGTGGTGAGGAGATGCAAGTATCACTTACAGTTATGCTAAGTCTAACTGTTTTTTAAGTAATAATGCAAGTATCACTTGCAAATCATCTCAATGGTACATGCGCTCATGTCTGTATCTCGAATTCCTACTCGTCAACGCATAGTCAATACAGCTCTAGAGTTGTTTGCTAGCAAAGGAATCACCGAGACAACTACCCGCCAAATTGCTGACTTTGCTCAGGTTAATGAAGTAACTTTATTTCGTCATTTTGGAAATAAACATGGGTTATTGCTAGCCGTATTGCAAGAATGTCTGCAAAAATATCTGGTGTTGGCGCAAGTGGGAGAGTCGCTCATGGTGTCAGATATCTCTAGTCAGAGTGATTTGCGGAGATTTCTCAAATATTACATTCAGAGTTCTTTGCGGGCGCTCGAAAGTGTGCCTGAGTTGGTGCGATCGCTAGTTGGGGAGGCAGGACAATATCCCCTAGAGAGTCGTCAAGCACTCGCCCAAGGTATTAATCAAGTCAATCAGACGATCGCTACAGCCATCCATGATGTGTTGATTAATTCGCGTTTGCAATATTCTTTGCCGCCAATTAAGCTGGCTAACTTATTAAATACTTGTATTTTGGGTTACGCAGTGATCACTTTAACCAGTGATGTCCAGACGATTTGGAGCGATCGCGATGAGTTTGTGAGTACATTGGTGGATATGTTTGTTCAAGAAGTCATCCCCATCTCTCAAGCCAAACCAATTATTGATATCCCTGCGGAGATTGTCCGCGAAATCCTATTGCAAGCTAAGAAATGTGGGGTAAATGACTACGCGATCGCCTATCTATTATTTGGATCAGGAATCACTGCGCTGGATATTACGCGCTTGGGTCTAACTGACTACCAGCATCATGCTAATCATGGAATTTTACGAACTAGGGATAAAGCTGGTAATGAGAGATCTGTACCACTCAATCAAAAAATTCTTGGTCATCGTTATGGTTCAGCAACCAATAACCCCCTCAGTGCCTATCTCAAGACTCGTAAGAACGAACTTAAGCATGATTTAAAAGAGCTGCAAAATATTGACAATATCGAGTTTTTGTTTTTCAGTAGTGATCGCCAACCCTTGTCGTTAGAAGAAATCGAACAAATGTGGGATCGTTGGACACAGCCCTATCGCAATCTCGATGGCTCAACTTTAACTATCGATCAAGCCCGTCATACTTGGTGTATCGAAATGTTATCTCGTGGCATTGATGTTGATAGCTTTAGCATCATTAGCGGCATCAAGCCCAAAGAAATGCAAGCTTATCAAATCCGCCTTAATCAAAA
This genomic stretch from Pseudanabaena galeata CCNP1313 harbors:
- the cphA gene encoding cyanophycin synthetase, producing MKILKIQTLRGPNYWSIQRHQLVVVRLDLEDFQVQRASFYQNLCKVLPSLAGKDIAHRSDIGDADFLAEIVKDIAIALQGYVGMKVDFGAIRQTVEKNVCQVVFEYQTEGAGRYAARAAIRICTSILETGTYATTELQEDLKDLRDIRLDGQLGPSTESIVAEAKARNIPWLELGSRAMIQLGYGVYQSRIQATLSNKTGILAVELACDKEGTKSILRASGIPVPRGTTIRSPKYLEDAIAEVGGFPIVIKPLNGNHGRGITIDVRTVKEAIAAFDMAQEVSEEVIIERFHTGRDHRILVIDGKFVAVAERVPANITGDGVSTISQLIEITNQDPRRGDGHDNVLTRIEIDRTSMDILVRQGFTLESVPPKGQICYLKATANLSTGGVSVDRTDEIHPENIWLAERVARIIGLDIAGIDMVTEDISLPVRQTDGAIVEVNAAPGFRMHTAPSIGTPRNVAAPVIDMLFPSGSPTRVPIVAITGTNGKTTTTRLIAHIFKQTGKRVGYTTTDGIYIGECLVEKGDTTGPYSAQVILRDPTVEVAILETARGGILRSGLGFDGCDVGVVMNVAADHLGIGDIDTIEDLAQLKSVVVKTALPSGYAVLNADDPLVVAMAQELQSKVAYFSMNPENPLIKSHIAEGGLAAVYEDEFLTILKGDWKLRIEKAVNVPLTLGGRAAFNIQNSLAASLAAFAQDVQIEQIRQGLATFVASSEQTPGRMNLFDLGKYHALVDYAHNPAGFKAIADFIQKWEGEAIGVIGAPGDRRDEDIIELGQLAATMFSRIFIKEDKDLRGRTPRVVADLLRQGVEEVDSNIPCITILDESEAITAALDSAPQSSLVVVFPDKVDAAIAIIESRKSKLSS
- a CDS encoding GNAT family N-acetyltransferase is translated as MQPFPVLGNTIRPLQHRDLEFIQRFASPNDLEQIAVSDLSGCRSRQKISLHQLASWLPAPVQTLLKPYVRAYVSECNGIIQGFIRVSPFNNNSSTWQIDRVVVLPEAQNGQHNVGTQLIRYCLESCLEARTWVLQVDINQKDTIALYRQNGFQPLAQFTDWEIDTASLHELAQHSPDLPNLMPVSNADASLLYQLDTAAMPPHIRQVYDLNVDDFRAKTIDKLVNHSSLLINHLQDVSGYVYEPQRKAAIGYFYLLLQRPTVNQTNEKLVHHCQLTVHPAYTWLYPELTSQIARIVTKQSSDKLSEQVSLQLSSADYQPEREDYLESIHAQRQGHSLLMARSVWHKIRETKPVLDGLQLSRMLSGLQPTQKPIPGRIETLPQQHQHTDESI
- a CDS encoding carbon-nitrogen hydrolase family protein — protein: MKSYLAAAVQMTSVSDVDKNLAQAEDLIQLAVNRGAELVCLPENFSFLGDESEKTRLSTEIAEKSEKFLITIAQRYQILLLGGGFPVPVTDSNNGNQGKMYNTALLIGREGEELARYRKMHLFDVNLPDGNTYQESATVLAGSESPPVYVSEKYGNLGLSVCYDVRFPELYRHLSQNGANILFVPAAFTAFTGKDHWQVLLQARAIENTCYVIAPAQVGMHTPRRQSHGHAMIVDPWGIVLADAGDHIGVAIAEIQPSRLDQIRRQMPSLQHRTFSCS
- the phoU gene encoding phosphate signaling complex protein PhoU, with product MIETSSQSQKRTRSEFERQLHRLEQDSLRMGALVENSFLLAHAALFERDLESATRIDPQDKQIDRIYRQIEIDCISLIALQSPVARDLRLLSALMQLIRDIERIGDYAENLGDIAIKLFPYPPSPYLGELQVMSNRCRAMLAMSLEALANLDENIGLQIKAKDDAVDDDYKQIYSLLASQRLFGEPMEPVMLMVLAIHHLERMADHATNVGLRVAYIVTGKLG
- a CDS encoding GNAT family N-acetyltransferase, yielding MDHRHIRFSDRHEEIDLEQLQGLFRLGAFWAKERTLAGLAIAISNSKPVVTVWDGDRLIGHARATSDGIYRATIWDVVIDPDYRGSGLGRKLVQTVLSHPNVCDVERVYLMTTHQQKFYEQIGFEQNSSSTLVLFNRDCSSDRQLTTSVRNQVTVV
- a CDS encoding acyl-CoA desaturase; this encodes MTVTTEAISKEQNLNWTNVAFFSAFHLAALAAPFYFSWQAVILTVFLHWLFGSIGITLGYHRLLSHRSFQVPQWLEYIIATIGALALQGGPVFWVGGHRQHHGFTEDNQKDPYSANKGFWWSHMMWIMYSKPEHFQRSNYSKFAPDLANDPYYKFLDIYFLLLQIPLAALLYVIGEKVFSGLGTSFLVYGVAVRSVALWHSTWLINSACHKWGYKNFAETPDHSTNLWWAAILTYGEGWHNNHHAFPKSARSGLKWWEIDPTWGVINLLQAVGLAKKVYIPEPWQAK
- a CDS encoding TetR/AcrR family transcriptional regulator, whose protein sequence is MSVSRIPTRQRIVNTALELFASKGITETTTRQIADFAQVNEVTLFRHFGNKHGLLLAVLQECLQKYLVLAQVGESLMVSDISSQSDLRRFLKYYIQSSLRALESVPELVRSLVGEAGQYPLESRQALAQGINQVNQTIATAIHDVLINSRLQYSLPPIKLANLLNTCILGYAVITLTSDVQTIWSDRDEFVSTLVDMFVQEVIPISQAKPIIDIPAEIVREILLQAKKCGVNDYAIAYLLFGSGITALDITRLGLTDYQHHANHGILRTRDKAGNERSVPLNQKILGHRYGSATNNPLSAYLKTRKNELKHDLKELQNIDNIEFLFFSSDRQPLSLEEIEQMWDRWTQPYRNLDGSTLTIDQARHTWCIEMLSRGIDVDSFSIISGIKPKEMQAYQIRLNQKLAIDKAIALDS